Proteins from one Salarias fasciatus unplaced genomic scaffold, fSalaFa1.1, whole genome shotgun sequence genomic window:
- the LOC115384901 gene encoding uncharacterized protein LOC115384901: MEMFLVLMMLLPVLAVMAPPLHRGHVVEDLAGPQDNLWWRAARAVARGLHNSSCIVCAFMPHATPANTLLIPHPVSLSDSLYTFIRYRKNQTLLTLRYPNATVPPLTPFREPMHFSNITNFTCAHTGTIYELRGLRSPFGPPPLCVRQPARTRSHLGDTVGCALTLNVSCSVDHQPCPNATSPHASTWWSGSPLWSVIYLNYSVFTNMYSLFLQWDAKTVLKGDIVSFPSRAGYGCPTDMVWVCGHRSYIYLPRDWSGTCYLAHLIPAVTVHSSAADIPGVRRLRKRAVAVPEDKRRIGWGQAFWGGFFPWHGTVRNQHEINSLAWELENLTGLVTDGFDLLTDEQKAERVMGLQNRVALDLLLAEKGGVCALIGDHCCTWVPDVSDNMTNIHAQLSSLLAELHAQEKEQNVNQGKQ; encoded by the exons ATGGAGATGTTCCTGGTCCTGATGATGCTGCTGCCAGTGCTAGCAGTGATGGCTCCTCCGCTCCACCGTGGGCACGTGGTGGAGGACCTCGCCGGGCCCCAGGACaacctgtggtggagagctgcccgcGCGGTAGCTCGGGGACTGCATAATTCTAGTTGtattgtgtgtgcttttatgcCTCATGCTACCCCTGCTAACACTCTGCTGATCCCACATCCCGTCTCCCTCTCAGACTCTCTATACACCTTTATCCGCTACCGCAAAAATCAAACCCTGCTTACACTGCGATACCCGAACGCAACTGTTCCCCCGTTGACCCCTTTCCGAGAGCCCATGCATTTTTCTAATATTACTAATTtcacgtgtgcacacacaggtACTATTTACGAGCTCAGGGGCCTACGTTCTCCATTTGGCCCACCTCCCTTGTGCGTGCGGCAACCTGCTCGGACCCGTTCCCATTTGGGTGACACTGTTGGCTGTGCGCTCACTCTCAATGTGTCCTGTTCTGTGGATCATCAGCCATGTCCTAATGCTACCTCTCCCCATGCGTCGACCTGGTGGAGTGGTTCACCGCTCTGGTCTGTGATCTACTTGAACTACTCTGTTTTTACTAACATGTATTCGTTGTTTCTCCAGTGGGATGCTAAAACTGTTCTGAAAGGGGACATCGTATCCTTCCCCAGCAGGGCGGGCTATGGGTGTCCCACGGACATGGTGTGGGTTTGTGGCCATAGATCCTACATTTATCTGCCGAGAGACTGGTCTGGTACCTGCTATTTGGCCCATTTGATTCCTGCTGTGACTGTgcattcctctgctgctgatatCCCAGGTGTCCGTCGTCTCCGGAAGCGGGCTGTTGCAGTTCCGGAGGACAAGAGACGCATAGGGTGGGGGCAGGCGTTCTGGGGGGGGTTTTTCCCTTGGCATGGCACCGTTCGTAACCAGCATGAGATTAACTCGCTTGCATGGGAGTTGGAGAACCTCACCGGTCTCGTCACTGACGGTTTTGATCTCCTCACAGATGAGCAGAAGGCCGAGCGTGTCATGGGCCTGCAGAACAGggtggccctggacctccttctcgCTGAGAAGGGAGGGGTCTGTGCTCTCATAGGTGATCACTGCTGCACCTGGGTTCCTGATGTCTCTGATAACATGACTAATATCCATGCTCAGCTGTCCTCTCTCCTGGCTGAACTACATGCTCAGGAGAAGG AACAGAACGTCAACCAGGGGAAACAGTAG